From Chryseobacterium gallinarum, one genomic window encodes:
- the cas9 gene encoding type II CRISPR RNA-guided endonuclease Cas9 (Cas9, originally named Csn1, is the large, multifunctional signature protein of type II CRISPR/Cas systems. It is well known even to general audiences because its RNA-guided endonuclease activity has made it a popular tool for custom editing of eukaryotic genomes.), whose translation MERILGLDLGVSSIGWALVEEDVKNPENNKIIKLGVRVNPLTIDEKTNFEKGKSITTNAGRTSARSARRNLQRFKLRRKKLLEILIHYKIIKNDAVLAETGKNTTFQTQYLRAKAAREKIELDELARVLLLINKKRGYKSSRKVQNDDDGKAIDGLSVAKELYEKNYTPGQYAYDLLKRGKKQIPDFYRSDLQNELDRIWEFQKQYHPDILTDEFKKELEGKGQRATAAIFLNRYKIYTADNKGTREEKKIQAYQWRVEALSQPLDVKEVAYVIAEINNNLNNSSGYLGAISDRSKKLYFNGQTIGEYLFEELSANPHTRLKNQVFYRQDYQDEFEKIWKIQTKFHPELTKELKEQVRDIVIFYQRKLKSQKGLISFCEFESREIEIEENGKRKRKKVGLKVAPKSSPLFQEFKIWQVLNNIEIKNEDERRYLEPEEKELLFNELNCKGNLTSQKCLELLGFKSKDAKLNFKVVEGNRTNEKLYDAFLKILELQGYNVFELLKIKEDKDEAKLSELKASADEIKGMIKEIFNANLINTSILDFNAELEGKDFENQASYQFWHLMYSYEGDNSPSGNEKLYELLEKKFGFKKEHSKILSTIVFSQEYGSLSTKAMRRIYPYIKDNKYSEACLLAGYNHSKHSLTKEELENRKLKEQLEVLPKNSLRNPVVEKILNQMINLVNATISEYGKLDGVRIELARELKKSAQEREDMAKSINEATLLHQKYATILKQEFGVVNPSRNDIIRYKLYMELTVNGYKDLYTNTKIEKENLFTDKYDIDHIIPQSRFFDDSFSNKVLVPRQSNLDKGNLTAYDFMSNKGSEREEHFLNVIKELLDKGSISKAKYEKLKKKGLEIGDGFIERDLRDTQYIAKKAKEILFEITNSVVTTSGRITDKLRKDWDLVNIMKELNLDNYRRLGLTEIVRNSKGEEKELIPDWTKRNDHRHHAMDALTVAFTTRNHIQYLNYLNARKDEKHKEHQNIYAIENIITEVIEKKNGSKTRRFKAPMNSFRHEAKQHLKEILVSHKTKNKVVTSNINKTKKKGGIHKKTELTPRGQLHKETVYGSKKFLQSREEKVSAKFDYETILMVVNPIHRNALLNRLKEYGNDPKKAFSGKNAINKNPVYLDDSKTDILSEKVTLSWYETGYTIRKSVTPDNFKDYKNLEKITDLGIKKILKERLDQFKGNAKEAFSNLDKDPIWLNEEKGIAIKTVTITGVSNAESLHFKKDHLGKEILDENGNKIPGDFVSTGNNHHLAIYLDEEEKLDDKMVTFYEAVLRVNQGLPVIDKDYNKEKGYKFLMTLKQNEMFVFPNEDFDPNEIDLLDERNLERISKHLFRVQKISKVGYGNSFVRDFVFRHHLETTVEERKELRNITYIQLKSLEGLRNIIKVRLNHLGKIVQIGEY comes from the coding sequence GTGGAAAGAATTTTAGGACTCGACTTAGGAGTTTCTTCTATAGGCTGGGCTCTTGTAGAGGAAGATGTGAAAAATCCGGAAAATAACAAGATTATAAAATTAGGAGTAAGAGTTAATCCTTTAACAATAGATGAGAAAACCAATTTTGAAAAAGGTAAATCTATTACAACTAATGCCGGACGTACTTCAGCGAGAAGCGCCCGTAGGAACCTTCAGCGTTTTAAACTGAGAAGAAAAAAATTATTAGAGATTTTAATTCATTATAAAATCATAAAAAACGATGCTGTTCTGGCTGAAACAGGTAAAAACACTACTTTCCAGACGCAATATCTAAGAGCAAAAGCGGCCAGAGAAAAAATAGAACTGGATGAACTGGCAAGGGTTCTTCTTCTGATCAATAAAAAAAGAGGATACAAAAGCAGCAGAAAAGTCCAAAATGATGATGATGGAAAAGCTATTGACGGATTATCAGTAGCGAAGGAGTTATATGAGAAAAATTATACCCCGGGTCAATATGCCTATGATCTTTTAAAAAGAGGGAAAAAACAGATTCCGGATTTTTACAGATCAGATCTTCAAAATGAATTGGATCGTATTTGGGAATTTCAAAAACAATATCATCCTGATATTTTAACCGATGAATTTAAAAAAGAACTTGAAGGAAAGGGACAGAGAGCAACTGCCGCTATTTTTCTGAATCGTTATAAAATTTACACTGCCGATAATAAAGGAACACGGGAAGAGAAAAAGATTCAGGCTTATCAGTGGCGAGTAGAGGCTCTTTCTCAGCCATTGGATGTTAAAGAAGTGGCATATGTAATTGCGGAAATTAATAATAATCTTAATAATTCCAGTGGATATCTTGGTGCGATCAGTGATAGAAGTAAAAAACTATATTTTAACGGACAAACAATAGGAGAATATCTTTTTGAAGAGCTTTCAGCGAATCCTCATACCCGTTTGAAAAATCAGGTGTTTTACCGGCAAGACTATCAGGATGAGTTTGAAAAGATCTGGAAAATACAGACAAAATTCCATCCTGAATTGACTAAGGAATTGAAAGAACAAGTTCGTGATATTGTTATTTTCTACCAAAGAAAGCTAAAGTCACAGAAAGGGCTGATAAGTTTTTGTGAATTTGAAAGTAGAGAAATTGAAATTGAAGAAAATGGCAAAAGAAAAAGGAAGAAGGTCGGATTGAAAGTAGCTCCTAAATCTTCACCTTTATTTCAGGAATTTAAAATCTGGCAGGTTCTCAATAATATAGAAATAAAGAATGAAGATGAACGAAGGTATTTGGAGCCGGAAGAAAAAGAACTGCTTTTCAATGAGCTGAATTGTAAAGGAAATCTTACTTCACAAAAATGCCTGGAACTTTTGGGTTTTAAATCGAAAGATGCAAAACTTAATTTTAAAGTTGTGGAAGGAAACAGAACCAATGAAAAGTTATATGATGCTTTTCTGAAAATTCTGGAACTGCAAGGCTATAATGTTTTTGAGCTTTTAAAAATAAAAGAGGATAAGGATGAGGCTAAATTATCTGAACTGAAAGCTTCTGCTGACGAGATTAAAGGGATGATAAAAGAGATTTTTAATGCAAATCTTATTAATACATCCATTCTTGATTTTAATGCAGAATTGGAGGGAAAGGATTTTGAAAATCAGGCTTCTTATCAGTTTTGGCATTTGATGTATTCTTACGAAGGGGATAATTCGCCATCAGGGAATGAAAAATTATATGAATTGCTGGAGAAGAAATTTGGCTTTAAAAAAGAACACTCCAAGATTTTATCAACGATTGTTTTTTCACAGGAGTATGGGAGCCTGAGTACAAAGGCTATGAGAAGAATTTACCCTTATATTAAAGATAATAAGTATAGTGAAGCATGTCTTCTTGCTGGGTATAATCATTCTAAGCACTCTTTGACTAAAGAAGAATTGGAAAACAGGAAATTAAAAGAGCAATTGGAGGTTTTACCTAAAAATTCTTTACGAAATCCTGTTGTTGAAAAGATTTTAAATCAGATGATTAATCTTGTGAATGCTACAATTTCTGAATATGGAAAGTTGGATGGAGTTAGAATAGAGCTAGCCAGGGAGCTGAAGAAAAGTGCACAGGAGCGTGAAGATATGGCGAAGAGTATTAATGAAGCCACACTCCTTCATCAAAAATATGCAACTATTTTAAAGCAAGAATTTGGTGTTGTTAATCCATCCAGAAATGATATTATCCGATACAAACTATATATGGAACTTACCGTTAACGGGTATAAAGATCTGTATACTAATACTAAAATAGAAAAAGAAAATCTTTTTACAGATAAGTATGATATAGACCATATTATTCCACAGTCAAGGTTTTTTGATGATAGTTTTTCTAACAAGGTTTTAGTTCCACGACAGTCAAACTTAGATAAAGGAAATCTGACTGCGTATGATTTTATGTCTAATAAAGGGAGTGAAAGAGAAGAACATTTCCTGAATGTAATTAAAGAATTATTGGATAAAGGCAGTATTTCAAAAGCAAAATATGAAAAGCTAAAGAAAAAAGGATTAGAAATAGGAGATGGATTTATAGAAAGAGATTTGAGAGATACTCAATATATTGCAAAAAAAGCAAAAGAAATTCTTTTTGAGATTACTAATTCTGTGGTAACCACTTCAGGAAGAATCACAGACAAATTAAGAAAAGATTGGGATCTTGTCAATATCATGAAAGAACTTAATCTTGATAACTACAGAAGGTTAGGTTTAACAGAAATTGTCAGAAATTCAAAAGGAGAAGAGAAAGAACTCATTCCGGATTGGACAAAACGTAATGATCACCGTCATCATGCAATGGATGCTCTTACCGTTGCATTCACTACCAGAAATCATATTCAGTATCTGAATTATCTTAATGCAAGAAAAGATGAAAAGCATAAAGAACACCAGAATATTTATGCTATTGAAAATATTATTACAGAAGTCATTGAGAAAAAAAATGGTTCAAAGACCAGGAGATTTAAGGCTCCAATGAATAGTTTCAGACATGAAGCTAAGCAGCATCTGAAGGAAATATTGGTTTCACATAAAACTAAAAATAAAGTAGTAACCTCAAATATCAATAAGACTAAGAAAAAAGGAGGGATTCATAAAAAAACAGAACTTACCCCACGAGGACAGCTTCATAAAGAAACGGTGTATGGCAGCAAGAAATTTCTACAATCGAGAGAAGAAAAAGTATCTGCAAAGTTTGACTATGAAACTATATTAATGGTTGTTAATCCAATACATAGAAATGCATTACTGAATAGATTGAAGGAATATGGAAACGATCCTAAAAAGGCATTCTCAGGTAAAAATGCAATAAATAAAAACCCTGTTTACTTGGATGATTCTAAGACTGATATTCTTTCCGAAAAAGTTACTCTTTCCTGGTACGAGACCGGGTATACTATTAGGAAATCTGTTACGCCTGATAATTTTAAAGACTATAAGAATCTGGAAAAAATAACAGATCTTGGTATAAAGAAAATTTTAAAGGAACGTCTTGATCAATTTAAAGGAAATGCAAAAGAAGCATTTTCTAATCTGGATAAAGATCCTATCTGGCTGAATGAAGAAAAAGGAATTGCAATAAAAACCGTAACGATTACTGGTGTGAGTAATGCTGAATCCTTACACTTTAAAAAAGATCATTTGGGTAAAGAAATTCTGGATGAAAATGGAAATAAGATCCCCGGAGATTTTGTAAGTACTGGGAATAATCATCATTTAGCTATTTACTTAGATGAAGAGGAAAAACTTGATGATAAAATGGTTACATTTTATGAGGCAGTTTTAAGAGTAAATCAAGGTTTGCCTGTAATTGATAAAGACTATAATAAGGAGAAAGGGTATAAGTTTTTAATGACTTTGAAACAGAATGAAATGTTTGTATTTCCTAATGAAGATTTTGATCCCAACGAAATTGATCTACTTGATGAGAGGAACTTAGAGCGGATATCCAAGCATTTATTTAGAGTTCAGAAAATTTCAAAGGTTGGGTATGGAAATTCTTTTGTCAGAGATTTTGTATTCAGGCATCACTTAGAAACAACCGTTGAAGAGAGAAAAGAACTGCGGAATATAACCTATATACAGCTTAAAAGCCTTGAAGGACTAAGAAATATTATAAAAGTAAGATTGAATCACTTGGGAAAAATAGTACAAATAGGTGAATATTAA
- a CDS encoding Tex family protein, whose protein sequence is MTTVAFIQKQLDISEKSISNTLQLLAEDCTIPFISRYRKDKTGNLDETQIEQISKISKQFEEIVKRKESILKSIEEQGGLTPELQQRIEDSFDIQELEDLYLPFKKRKKTKADAAKEKGLEPLAKIIMSQKNNDLQFLASKYLNNDVPSEEDALQGARDIMAEWINENMYVRKNLRRLFQRKAVISSKVVKAKKDEEDAQKFSQYFEWEENLNRTPSHRLLAMLRAEAEGFVKTNVAIDKEEAIDFIEKAIIKSDNESSAQIALAIKDSYKRLLEPAISNEALQEAKEKADKKAIEIFSENLSQLLLAPPLGEKRILAIDPGYRSGCKVVCLDEKGDLLHNETLYPHAPQNESGMAMKKIRSMVNAYNIEAISIGNGTASRETEFFIKKIAFDRPIQVFVVSEAGASVYSASKIAREEFPTYDVTVRGAVSIGRRLSDPLAELVKIDPKSIGVGQYQHDVDQTQLKNELDSTVMKCVNSVGINLNTASKSLLSYVSGIGEKMAENIVNYRTENGAFEDRKQLKKVPRLGEKAFQQAAAFVRIANAKNPLDNSAVHPEAYGIVEKMAKDLGITTNELIANKEKIALIKPENYITGDIGILGIKDILKELEKPGLDPRKAARIFEFDPNVKSIKDLKAGMILPGIVNNITAFGCFVDLGIKESGLVHISQLKDGYVSDVNEVVKLHQHVKVKVTEVDEARKRVQLSMIL, encoded by the coding sequence ATGACAACCGTAGCATTTATACAGAAGCAGCTCGATATTTCTGAGAAGAGCATCAGCAATACTTTACAACTATTAGCAGAAGACTGCACCATTCCTTTTATTTCGCGTTACAGGAAAGATAAAACCGGAAACCTGGATGAAACCCAGATTGAACAGATTTCAAAGATCAGCAAACAGTTTGAAGAGATTGTAAAAAGAAAAGAATCTATTTTAAAATCTATAGAAGAACAAGGAGGCTTAACGCCTGAGCTTCAACAAAGAATAGAGGACAGTTTTGATATTCAGGAACTGGAAGATCTATATCTGCCTTTTAAAAAGCGTAAAAAGACCAAAGCAGACGCTGCCAAGGAAAAAGGTCTTGAGCCTCTGGCAAAGATCATTATGAGTCAAAAAAACAATGATCTGCAGTTTCTGGCTTCAAAATATCTGAATAATGATGTCCCTTCTGAGGAAGATGCTCTTCAGGGAGCCAGGGATATTATGGCCGAATGGATCAATGAAAATATGTATGTCCGTAAGAATCTGCGTCGTCTATTCCAACGTAAGGCGGTTATTAGCTCTAAGGTGGTAAAGGCGAAAAAAGATGAAGAAGACGCTCAGAAATTCTCCCAATATTTTGAATGGGAAGAAAACCTCAACAGAACTCCTTCTCACAGGCTTTTAGCAATGTTGAGAGCGGAAGCGGAAGGCTTTGTAAAAACCAATGTGGCAATTGACAAGGAAGAAGCTATTGATTTTATTGAAAAAGCTATCATCAAATCTGATAACGAAAGTTCTGCACAGATTGCCCTGGCCATAAAAGACAGCTATAAAAGACTTCTGGAGCCGGCTATTTCCAATGAAGCTTTACAGGAAGCGAAAGAAAAAGCGGATAAAAAAGCGATTGAAATTTTTTCTGAAAACCTGAGCCAGCTGCTTTTGGCTCCGCCGTTGGGAGAGAAAAGGATCCTGGCTATTGATCCGGGTTACAGAAGTGGCTGTAAAGTAGTTTGCCTGGATGAAAAAGGAGACCTCCTTCATAATGAAACCCTCTACCCTCACGCTCCTCAGAACGAAAGCGGAATGGCGATGAAAAAAATCCGTTCCATGGTCAACGCCTATAATATTGAAGCCATCTCTATCGGAAACGGAACAGCAAGCCGTGAAACTGAATTCTTTATTAAAAAGATCGCTTTTGACAGGCCCATTCAGGTTTTTGTGGTTTCTGAAGCCGGAGCATCGGTATATTCTGCAAGTAAAATTGCGAGAGAAGAATTTCCCACCTATGATGTAACAGTTCGCGGAGCGGTTTCCATTGGAAGAAGACTATCTGATCCGCTGGCAGAACTGGTAAAAATAGATCCTAAATCTATTGGTGTCGGACAGTATCAGCATGATGTAGACCAGACTCAATTAAAAAACGAACTGGATTCTACCGTGATGAAATGTGTAAACTCTGTAGGCATCAATTTAAATACAGCCAGCAAATCATTATTAAGCTATGTGTCCGGAATTGGAGAAAAAATGGCTGAAAACATCGTGAATTACAGGACTGAAAACGGTGCTTTTGAAGACAGAAAACAACTGAAAAAGGTTCCTAGACTTGGAGAAAAGGCCTTCCAGCAGGCAGCAGCGTTTGTAAGAATTGCCAATGCAAAAAATCCGCTGGATAATTCTGCGGTGCATCCTGAAGCGTATGGTATTGTAGAAAAAATGGCTAAAGACCTGGGCATTACAACCAATGAACTGATAGCCAATAAAGAAAAAATCGCCCTGATAAAACCGGAAAACTATATTACCGGAGACATTGGAATCCTGGGCATTAAAGATATTTTAAAGGAACTTGAAAAACCTGGATTAGACCCGAGAAAAGCTGCCAGAATATTCGAATTCGATCCCAATGTAAAAAGTATTAAAGATCTGAAAGCAGGCATGATCTTACCGGGAATCGTTAACAATATTACAGCTTTCGGATGTTTTGTGGACCTGGGAATCAAAGAAAGCGGATTGGTTCATATTTCCCAGCTGAAAGACGGATATGTATCTGATGTGAATGAAGTAGTGAAGCTCCACCAGCACGTTAAGGTAAAGGTAACAGAAGTGGATGAGGCAAGAAAAAGAGTACAGTTGAGCATGATTTTATAA
- a CDS encoding PDDEXK-like family protein — MSNIQLSQIKGLLEKVSVISKKYHDIAQIRGENFNIFSIMSMETNERYTHSAMIGELLNPRGSHGQGSVFLKLFFKEIECLKPIHQFNFENAKVTIEKYLGSIDPERKTGGYIDIIIEDGNNTIIIENKIYAVDQVSQLERYKNHYKQAVLLYLNLYGNEPSGKSKGQLEVNKDFYLITYKSHIKNWLEECHQQVVNQPVLRETIKQYLYLVKKLTNQTINNDMSDEIKSLLLSDLKSAKEISDNFHSAKAIILNKIRDGLKKELEKIYEDRYYFFENHNRAEEKNSHIWFSLKDYREDDKQIICFGMESFSGYSNNQNDLFIGILDFYNSYQILFKEYFPDMKISGWWRGIESIGNFESYNIDFSDIDFLQFLHDNPFKLPELIRVITDKTMEYINRHEKTLITILSSSRKIKETQF, encoded by the coding sequence ATGAGTAATATACAGTTATCACAAATAAAAGGTTTATTGGAAAAGGTATCTGTAATTTCAAAAAAATACCATGATATAGCTCAAATCCGTGGAGAAAATTTCAACATTTTTTCAATCATGAGTATGGAAACCAATGAAAGATATACCCATTCTGCAATGATTGGTGAATTATTAAATCCTAGAGGCTCTCATGGACAGGGTTCTGTCTTTCTAAAATTGTTTTTTAAGGAGATAGAATGCTTAAAGCCCATCCATCAATTTAATTTTGAAAATGCTAAAGTAACGATTGAAAAATACCTTGGGAGTATAGATCCTGAGAGAAAAACAGGTGGATATATAGATATTATTATTGAAGATGGTAACAATACAATCATCATTGAAAATAAAATTTATGCCGTTGATCAGGTATCTCAACTTGAAAGATATAAAAATCATTACAAACAGGCAGTACTGCTGTATTTGAACCTTTATGGGAATGAACCCTCCGGTAAAAGTAAGGGACAATTAGAAGTCAATAAAGATTTTTATTTGATAACTTATAAAAGTCATATTAAAAACTGGCTTGAAGAATGCCACCAGCAGGTTGTTAATCAACCTGTCTTGAGAGAAACCATTAAGCAATATTTATATTTGGTAAAAAAGTTAACCAACCAGACCATCAATAATGATATGAGTGATGAAATAAAAAGTTTATTATTAAGCGATTTAAAAAGCGCCAAGGAAATCTCAGATAATTTTCATTCTGCAAAAGCTATCATTCTTAATAAAATCAGAGACGGGCTAAAAAAAGAGCTGGAAAAAATATATGAAGACAGATACTATTTCTTTGAAAACCATAACAGAGCAGAAGAAAAGAACTCACACATTTGGTTTAGTTTAAAAGATTACAGGGAAGATGATAAACAAATTATCTGCTTCGGAATGGAATCTTTCAGTGGCTATAGCAATAATCAAAATGACCTGTTCATTGGAATACTGGATTTTTACAATAGTTATCAGATACTCTTTAAAGAATATTTTCCCGATATGAAAATCAGTGGATGGTGGAGAGGTATAGAGAGCATCGGAAATTTTGAATCTTATAATATTGATTTTTCTGATATTGATTTTCTTCAGTTTTTGCATGATAACCCATTTAAATTACCAGAGCTTATCCGGGTTATTACAGATAAAACAATGGAGTACATCAACCGTCATGAGAAAACACTAATCACTATTCTTTCATCATCAAGAAAAATAAAAGAAACTCAATTCTAG
- a CDS encoding HAD family hydrolase, giving the protein MNYKNLIFDLDGTLWDSRATIIKIWNNVLAKHNLLREEMRPEDLNQYMGLLTEDIIRDIVPGISDQQTERILTEVSGYENIALRQHGGVLYPGVGETLQLLAGTHNLFIVSNCQDGYIEAFLDYYKFNPLFKDFESHGRTGKPKSENIRLIMERNDMNPENSVYIGDTQTDYTSALYNNLPFIFCSYGFGQLNTADYQPFISQFSEIKLHV; this is encoded by the coding sequence TTGAATTACAAGAATTTAATTTTCGATCTGGACGGAACCTTATGGGATTCAAGAGCGACCATCATCAAAATATGGAATAATGTTTTAGCTAAACATAACCTGCTACGGGAAGAGATGAGACCCGAAGATCTGAATCAGTATATGGGACTTCTTACAGAAGATATTATCAGGGATATTGTTCCCGGTATTTCCGATCAGCAGACAGAGCGTATTCTTACTGAAGTTTCGGGATATGAAAATATCGCATTGCGTCAACACGGTGGTGTTCTCTACCCCGGAGTCGGAGAAACGCTTCAGCTTCTTGCCGGTACCCATAATCTTTTTATTGTCAGCAATTGCCAGGATGGATATATTGAAGCCTTTTTAGACTATTATAAGTTTAACCCTTTATTCAAAGACTTTGAGTCTCATGGCCGGACCGGAAAACCGAAATCGGAAAATATCAGGCTGATCATGGAAAGGAATGATATGAACCCTGAAAACTCGGTATATATAGGTGATACTCAAACGGATTATACTTCCGCTCTCTATAATAATCTGCCGTTTATATTCTGCAGCTATGGTTTCGGACAATTAAATACTGCAGATTACCAGCCTTTTATCTCACAGTTTTCAGAAATTAAGCTTCACGTTTAA
- a CDS encoding M20/M25/M40 family metallo-hydrolase — protein sequence MRLNRFFAVPAIMLAAQFSWAQVKVDPNERLDPIVKSFVDEVNNNSQLEKMAYELLDGIGPRLVGTPEMLAANEWSAAKLRSWGVDAHLQQFGTWKGWQRGTTHVDMVYPRVKSLAATQLAWSPSTKKAVEAEVIILPKVSTKAEFDKWLPSVKGKIVLMAQYQKIGRSDEQIKEFATPELYEKLKAEKEQAAKDFSSYIKNIGYDNNTLPEALEKSGAAGIAISNWTGIMGANRIFGAKTTKIPMIDIDVEDYGMLYRMAENGAQPKIKIDAQSKVLPEAKSFNTIGMIKGKEKPEEYVILSAHLDSWDGAQGATDNGTGTITMLEAMRILKKYYPNNKRTIVIGLWGSEEQGLNGSRGFVADNPQIIKGVQAAFNQDNGTGRVVNISGQGFVKAYDYIGRWLDGVPKAVRSHIKTDFPGMPGGGGSDHASFVAAGVPGISLGSLNWGYFGYTWHTTKDTYDKIVFDEVKNNVVLTAALAYMASEDPEFANREKRVMPQDDKGETIKWPEAKEPRRSSKDYK from the coding sequence ATGAGGTTAAATAGATTTTTTGCAGTGCCTGCAATAATGCTGGCTGCCCAGTTTTCATGGGCTCAGGTAAAGGTAGACCCGAATGAGAGGCTTGATCCTATCGTAAAAAGTTTTGTAGATGAAGTAAACAACAATTCACAGTTGGAAAAAATGGCTTACGAGCTGCTGGACGGGATAGGTCCCCGGCTTGTAGGAACCCCTGAAATGTTGGCCGCCAACGAATGGAGTGCGGCTAAACTCCGCTCCTGGGGAGTAGATGCCCATCTTCAGCAGTTTGGAACATGGAAAGGATGGCAAAGAGGAACTACCCATGTAGATATGGTGTATCCAAGGGTAAAATCATTAGCTGCAACGCAGCTTGCCTGGAGTCCGTCAACTAAAAAAGCGGTAGAAGCAGAGGTAATCATTCTTCCTAAGGTTTCTACTAAAGCGGAGTTTGATAAGTGGCTTCCTTCTGTAAAAGGAAAAATAGTGCTGATGGCACAATACCAGAAAATCGGACGTTCTGATGAGCAGATCAAGGAATTTGCAACCCCTGAACTCTACGAAAAACTGAAAGCAGAAAAAGAACAGGCAGCTAAAGATTTCAGTTCCTATATCAAGAATATCGGCTATGATAATAACACCCTTCCTGAAGCTTTAGAAAAATCCGGAGCTGCAGGAATTGCTATTTCAAACTGGACAGGAATTATGGGAGCCAACAGGATTTTCGGAGCCAAAACAACCAAGATTCCGATGATTGATATCGATGTTGAAGACTATGGAATGCTTTACAGAATGGCTGAGAACGGGGCACAGCCCAAAATTAAAATTGATGCACAGTCTAAAGTTCTTCCGGAGGCTAAAAGCTTCAACACCATTGGGATGATCAAAGGGAAAGAGAAGCCGGAGGAATACGTCATCCTTTCTGCTCACCTTGATTCATGGGATGGAGCACAAGGAGCTACAGATAACGGAACCGGAACAATTACCATGCTTGAAGCCATGAGAATCCTGAAAAAATATTATCCCAATAATAAAAGAACAATTGTTATCGGGCTTTGGGGAAGCGAAGAGCAGGGACTAAACGGCTCCAGAGGATTTGTAGCAGATAATCCTCAGATCATAAAAGGGGTACAGGCCGCTTTCAACCAGGATAACGGGACGGGTCGTGTCGTAAACATAAGCGGCCAGGGATTTGTAAAAGCATATGATTATATAGGAAGATGGCTGGACGGGGTTCCGAAGGCGGTAAGAAGTCATATCAAAACAGATTTCCCCGGAATGCCTGGCGGTGGAGGTTCTGACCATGCCTCATTTGTAGCGGCTGGAGTACCGGGAATTTCTTTAGGTTCTTTGAACTGGGGATATTTCGGCTATACATGGCATACTACAAAAGATACCTATGATAAAATTGTTTTCGACGAGGTAAAAAACAATGTGGTTTTGACTGCAGCATTGGCTTATATGGCTTCTGAAGATCCGGAATTTGCCAATAGAGAGAAAAGAGTAATGCCTCAGGATGATAAAGGGGAAACAATAAAATGGCCGGAAGCTAAAGAGCCGAGAAGAAGCTCAAAAGATTATAAATAA
- a CDS encoding histone H1: protein MKELIEKINAEFEAFTTEANQQAEKGNKAAGTRARKAALELSKLFKDFRKVSVEESKK from the coding sequence ATGAAAGAACTAATTGAAAAAATCAACGCAGAATTTGAAGCGTTCACTACTGAGGCAAACCAACAAGCGGAAAAAGGGAACAAAGCAGCAGGAACAAGAGCTCGTAAAGCAGCTTTGGAACTAAGCAAACTGTTCAAGGATTTCAGAAAAGTTTCTGTAGAAGAATCTAAGAAGTAA